The Paludibacter jiangxiensis DNA window TCCGTACTTGTCGCCATGAACGGCGTTGTCGTAAGTTTTTGCGCTATATAATAAAGTCTTGGTGGGGATGCAACCTTCATTGAGGCATACTCCGCCCAGATCTTTCTTTTCAAACAGTACTACTGAGAGGCCTTTTGCACCTGCACGTTCTGCGGCTACATATCCTGCAGGGCCGCCACCGATAATTGCTAAATCAAACATTTCCATTTACGATTTAAAGATTTTCAAATTAAATTTCAAATTCAAGGTTTTCAATCTCAATGGCAATTTGTTTGAGGAAGCGGGTTGCTTCGCCACCATCCAGAGCGCGGTGATCGTAGGTGAGGCTTAGTCCGATAAAAGGAACAAAGCCGTAAGCGCCGTTACCCAGATCTTTCGGTCGCGGAACAATGGTGTTGACGCCCAGAATAGCTGCCTGCGGCAGATTGATTACCGGGGTAAAGATCTCCACTCCGTAGTTGCCGAGATTTGAAATCGTAAAGGTAGCAGCTTCCGACGAAAGTAAATCGGGGTCGATGCTCCCTTTTTTACAGGCGTTGGCAATTTCTTTGAATTGGTTGGAAAGGCCCTGAATAGAAAGATCATCGGCATTCTTAACTACCGGGACCATCAGACCACGATCGGTATCAACCGCTAGGGCAAGGTGTATTTTGTTGAAATATTTAATGCTGTCGCCAAGGAAATGGGTGTTGACTTGCGGGAACTTTTTCAATGCTTTGATCACGGCAAACCCTACCATGTCGTTCAATGTGATATTGGTTGGATAGCCTTTCTCCATTGCTTTTTTTACCTTTTCGCGCAGTTCGAGGATGCGGCGGGCATCAGCTCCTAAATGGTGGGTGAGCTGAGCCGAGTTCTGCAACGAAGCATGCATTGCTTTGGCAATGATCTTGCGCATGTTGGTAACCGGTTTAACTTCAAAGTCGGCTCCGTATACTGGATTTTTCGCGGCTGACAAATCTTTGGCAGTGACGCTTCCTCCCAATCCCGTGCCTTCTGTAGCTGTTGCGCCTGTTGCTTTGGCTTCGGCTTTTGCCAGCGGAGTCAGTTTCGGACGGTTTTCAATGGCGGACTGAACGTCACGCTCGATGATGCGTCCTTTGGGACCGGAACCCTGAATGTCACCTGTAGAAACGGCCTCTTTTTCTGCCAGATGTTTGGCGCGCGGAGAAATCGCCCCACTGGTTGAGCTTGAAACCACTGCAGTTGGAGTTGATGCTGTTGCTGAGGAAGCAGTCGCTTGAACTTCGGGTTCTTGATTCTTGGCTCTTGGCTCTTGAGTCTCGGATGTTGATCTTCCTCCCGGGCGGAACTCCTCTGCCGACTCCCCGGCTTGTCCGATCACCAACACATTGGTTAGTACAGGAACTTCGTCGCCGTCGCCGAAAAAAATGTCGAGAACAATCCCGTCAGCCGGAGCAACTTCTTCGAACGAGGCTTTGTCTGTTTCGTATGCAAAAAGGAGTTCGCCTTGCTTGACGCTGTCTCCTTTTTTTTTGTTGAACTGCGTGATGATGCAGCTTTCAACCGATTGCCCTTGCTTGGGCATAATTACTACTGTTGCCATGAATATTGGAAATAAGATGTAGCCCTCAATTCGGGGCGGTTATACTATAAAAGGTTGTGTGTTGTTTCGTATTTGTGACGACGCTTATCGTCTGTCGAATACAAAGGTACAACTATTACATATATGTACAAGTTATTTTTAAATCAAATAATAACTCTGAATATCAGTGTTTAATAATTATTTGTATGCATAAAAATATATATTTGTACGTACAAGTTGGCTAAAAAAAGTTTTGTCGTATTGATGATAATACCTACCTTTGGACTGTAATTCATAAAATGCTTTTTTCTTGACTCAATGGCAGAACTTCCTGAACATAAAAAACTATATGAAGCGCTTCGAAGGCTGATAAGTGACGGCGTGTATGCTGAAGGTGATTTACTTCCTTCGGAGAATGAACTGAGTTCAGTGCATGGTGTGGCGCGCCATACGGTTCGAAAAGCGCTGGATCGTCTGGTGGTGGATGGCTATATTCTGAAACATCAGGGGAAGGGTAGCGTTGTGAAAGGAGTGCCAAAGGGTATCGGTATTCTGTCGTTGATGAGTACGACGTCGGCCGTGGGCGATAACATTCTGACGACGAAAATTATCGGTCGGCCGGAAGTGAGAGCCTGGAAAGAGGCGTTTACTTTTGAGTTGAGCGATGTGGAAAAAGAGGTCGGTTGTATTTATTTCGAACGGCTGCGGTCGCTCAACGGGAAGCCGGTGTTTTATGATATTACCATGTTGCCAAATCTGAATTTTCCCCGTTTTACTTCATTGAATCTGGAAAATAAATCGTTGTTTGATGTGTTGCGTACCAAATATCAGATAGAGGTTACGGGTGGCGTGCAGCAAATCTTTGCTATTAAGGCGGATGCAAAATTGCAGGAGCATTTTCGCGTGAGACCCGGGCATCCTGTGTTGCGCTTGAATCGTAAGCTGAACACGAATAAAATGGGAGTCTATATTTATAGTCAGGTTTTCTGTATAACCGATGAACTTGGCTTGTCCGGTACTTTTTAATTCGCTTGATGCATTTCTGCCTTCTTTCCTGTGAGGAATTAAAATAAATTTTTTCGAGAAACGAAGTATGTTCTGAAATTTTATCCTTATCTTCGTGCTCGAACACGGTAAATGTGCTTGCGGTGCTAATGCATTGATAATTAGAATCTAATTATAATACCAAATAATACAAACAGAATACGTATGAAAGCTTTCATGGACAAAGACTTCATGCTCGACAACGAAACAGCGCAACAACTGTATCATGAGCATGCGGCTAAAATGCCGATTATTGACTATCACTGTCACCTTAACCCTGAATTTATTGCGAAAGACCGCCAGTTTGATAACCTGGGCCAAATTTGGCTCGAAGGCGACCACTACAAATGGCGTGCTATGCGTACCAACGGTATTGAAGAACGCTTCTGCACCGGAAAAGATACTACCGACTGGGAAAAATTTGAAAAATGGGCAGCTACGGTTCCTTACACCATGCGTAACCCGCTTTACCACTGGACTCACCTCGAACTCCGTTCGGTTTTCGGTGTCAACACGCTGCTTAAACCCGAAACTGCCAAAGAAATCTTCGACGAATGTACTGCTAAGCTGCGTACTCCCGAGTTTTCTGCACGTGGCCTGATGAAACGCTGCAACGTAAAGGTTGTTTGTACCACCGATGATCCTGTTGATTCTCTCGAATATCATATTGCTCTGAAAAACGAAGGCTTTGAAGTGAAAGTTCTTCCTACCTGGCGTCCTGACAAAGCAATGGCAGTAGAGAGCCCTGCTAATTTCCGTGCTTATATCGAAAAGCTGGCTGCTGTTTCCGGAGTTTCTATCTCCAAATTTGCCGATGTAATCGAAGCGTTGCGCGTACGCCATAAATTCTTCGAATCGGTAGGCTGTAAACTGAGCGACCACGGTATCGAAGAATTCTATGCCGAAGATTATACTCAGGCCGAAATCGATGCCATCTTCAACAAAGTGTATGGTGGCAAAGAGTTGACCAAAGAAGAAATTGTAAAATTCAAATCGGCAATGTTGGTTGAATTTGCGGTGATGGATTGGGAAACAGGTTGGACACAACAATTCCACTACGGTGCAATTCGTGATAACAACAGCCGTTTGTTCAAAAGTTTAGGTGCTGATACCGGTTTCGATTCAATCGGTGACTTTACAGTTGCCAAAGCGATGTCGAAATTCCTCAATCGTCTTGATACTGACAACAAGCTGGCCAAAACAATCCTATACAACCTCAATCCACGCGACAACGATTTGATTACTACCATGATCGGCAATTTCCAGGATGGTAGTGTTGCCGGTAAAATTCAGTTCGGTTCAGGCTGGTGGTTCCTCGATCAGGAAATCGGCATGACTGCTCAAATGAACTCACTCTCCGTTTTAGGTCTGTTGAGCCGTTTCGTAGGTATGCTGACCGACTCCCGCAGCTTCCTTTCTTACCCTCGTCACGAATATTTCCGTCGTATCCTGTGTAACCTCATTGGTACAGACGTAGAAAAAGGTAAGTTACCGGCAAGCGAACTGGCATTTTTGGGTCAGATGGTAGAAGATATCAGCTACAACAACGCTAATAACTTCTTCAAATTCTGATTTATCGCTGAAAGCAATGTAAAGAAACTGTAAGCATTCAAAAGCTGAACAATTCTAATAATGTGATGGTTCTTTGTAACAATCTGTTATTGCTTAATTGGGAAAAAAGCAGTTTCTTTGCATTCGCAAAATTGGCAGACCAATTTAATCAAATACACAATCAATACAATGAGTAAGAAAATTGTAACTTTTGGAGAGATTATGCTTCGTTTGGCCACTCCGGGCTACGAACGTTTTTGTCAGGCAACACACCTCAATTCTACTTTTGGTGGTGGAGAAGCTAATGTTGCCGTATCTTTGGCTAACTACGGAATGGACGCTCAGTTCGTTACCCGTTTGCCTAAAAATGACATCGCAGAGTGGTGTTTAAGCGAATTGCACAAGTATGGCGTTAAAACCGATAATGTAGTGCGTGGTGGTGACCGTGTAGGTATCTATTTCCTCGAAACCGGTGCTGTGGCACGTGCAAGCAAAGTGGTTTACGACCGTGCTCACTCTTCAATTGCCGAAGTTACCCCGGGTATGATTAACTGGGAAGAGGTATTGAAAGGTGCCGACTGGTTCCACTGGACAGGCATCACTCCGGCTCTTTCGCAGGGTGCTGCCGATGCTTGCCTAGAAGCTATCAAAGTGGCCAACAAATTAGGCGTTCCCGTTTCATGTGACCTGAACTACCGTAAGAACCTCTGGAAATACGGCAAAACAGCATCGGAAGTTATGCCTGCATTGGTTGAAGGTTGCGACGTTATCCTTGGTAACGAAGAAGATGCAGAAAAAGTATTCGGTATCAAACCCGAAGGTTTTGATGTAGAACACACAGGTGGCGAGGTAAATGCAGCTGAATTCGAATCGGTTTGTACTCAAATGATGGCTAAATTTCCACGTGCTAAAAAAGTGATTATCACATTGCGTGGCTCTATCAATGCCAACCACAACACATGGAGAGGTTGCTTGTATTCTGAAGGTTCTCTGAAAGTATCCAAAGATTACGATATCACTCACATCGTTGACCGCGTAGGTGGTGGCGATTCGTTCATGGGTGGTTTGATCTACGGTTTGCTGACTTACACAAACGACGATCAGAAAGCACTTGAATTTGCAGTAGCAGCATCTTGCCTGAAACATACTATCTATGGCGACTTCAACCTGGTTACTGTTCCTGAAGTAGAAAACCTGATGAAAGGTGACGGCTCGGGACGTGTTTCAAGATAATTGACCATTTTTATTGACTATTCGTCTGAGTAAAAACAATGACTGAGATACGAGGAGTCAATCGTAAATTGTAAATGAATAAATCGTAAATACTATTATGGCAAGATTTTCAAAAATACAGGTTTTGGCTGCTATGAAAGAAACCGGCATGGTTCCGGTATTCTACAATAAGGATATTGAAGTGGCTAAAAACGTGCTCAAAGCATGTTATGAAGGTGGCGTTCGCGCTTTCGAATTTACAAACCGTGGCGACTTTGCTCACGAAGTATTTCGTGATTTGGTGAAGTTTGCTGCTGTAGAATGTCCCGAAATGATTTTGGGTATCGGTTCTATCGTAGATGCTCCTGCGGCAACGTTGTATATTCAGATGGGCGCTAACTTTATCGTGGGTCCGCTGTTCAATCCCGATGTGGCAAAAGTGGCAAACCGCCGTTTGGTACCGTACACTCCGGGTTGTGGCTCTGTGTCAGAAGTTGGTTTCGCTCAGGAACTGGGTTGTGACCTTTGTAAAGTATTCCCCGGCGATGTGTTGGGTACTAGCTTCGTAAAAGGTTTGAAAGCTCCGATGCCCTGGTCGCAACTGATGGTGACCGGCGGTGTAAAACCGGAAGAAGGAAACCTGAAAGGTTGGTTTGATGCAGGTGTTACCTGTGTAGGCATGGGATCAAATCTGTTTCCGGCCGATTTGATCAAAGCTCAGGATTGGGCTGGTATTACCAAACTTTGCAGCGATGCTTTGGCAATCATTAAAAAAGTTCGCAAATAATATTCTAAGCGGAAAGTGGTACTCCCATTTTCCGCTTTCACCTTTATACTTAAATCTATAAACAATTATGACTTCAGTTACTGAAAAAGTTGGAAAATACAGGTGGACGAT harbors:
- a CDS encoding dihydrolipoamide acetyltransferase family protein codes for the protein MATVVIMPKQGQSVESCIITQFNKKKGDSVKQGELLFAYETDKASFEEVAPADGIVLDIFFGDGDEVPVLTNVLVIGQAGESAEEFRPGGRSTSETQEPRAKNQEPEVQATASSATASTPTAVVSSSTSGAISPRAKHLAEKEAVSTGDIQGSGPKGRIIERDVQSAIENRPKLTPLAKAEAKATGATATEGTGLGGSVTAKDLSAAKNPVYGADFEVKPVTNMRKIIAKAMHASLQNSAQLTHHLGADARRILELREKVKKAMEKGYPTNITLNDMVGFAVIKALKKFPQVNTHFLGDSIKYFNKIHLALAVDTDRGLMVPVVKNADDLSIQGLSNQFKEIANACKKGSIDPDLLSSEAATFTISNLGNYGVEIFTPVINLPQAAILGVNTIVPRPKDLGNGAYGFVPFIGLSLTYDHRALDGGEATRFLKQIAIEIENLEFEI
- a CDS encoding GntR family transcriptional regulator, translating into MAELPEHKKLYEALRRLISDGVYAEGDLLPSENELSSVHGVARHTVRKALDRLVVDGYILKHQGKGSVVKGVPKGIGILSLMSTTSAVGDNILTTKIIGRPEVRAWKEAFTFELSDVEKEVGCIYFERLRSLNGKPVFYDITMLPNLNFPRFTSLNLENKSLFDVLRTKYQIEVTGGVQQIFAIKADAKLQEHFRVRPGHPVLRLNRKLNTNKMGVYIYSQVFCITDELGLSGTF
- the uxaC gene encoding glucuronate isomerase is translated as MKAFMDKDFMLDNETAQQLYHEHAAKMPIIDYHCHLNPEFIAKDRQFDNLGQIWLEGDHYKWRAMRTNGIEERFCTGKDTTDWEKFEKWAATVPYTMRNPLYHWTHLELRSVFGVNTLLKPETAKEIFDECTAKLRTPEFSARGLMKRCNVKVVCTTDDPVDSLEYHIALKNEGFEVKVLPTWRPDKAMAVESPANFRAYIEKLAAVSGVSISKFADVIEALRVRHKFFESVGCKLSDHGIEEFYAEDYTQAEIDAIFNKVYGGKELTKEEIVKFKSAMLVEFAVMDWETGWTQQFHYGAIRDNNSRLFKSLGADTGFDSIGDFTVAKAMSKFLNRLDTDNKLAKTILYNLNPRDNDLITTMIGNFQDGSVAGKIQFGSGWWFLDQEIGMTAQMNSLSVLGLLSRFVGMLTDSRSFLSYPRHEYFRRILCNLIGTDVEKGKLPASELAFLGQMVEDISYNNANNFFKF
- a CDS encoding sugar kinase encodes the protein MSKKIVTFGEIMLRLATPGYERFCQATHLNSTFGGGEANVAVSLANYGMDAQFVTRLPKNDIAEWCLSELHKYGVKTDNVVRGGDRVGIYFLETGAVARASKVVYDRAHSSIAEVTPGMINWEEVLKGADWFHWTGITPALSQGAADACLEAIKVANKLGVPVSCDLNYRKNLWKYGKTASEVMPALVEGCDVILGNEEDAEKVFGIKPEGFDVEHTGGEVNAAEFESVCTQMMAKFPRAKKVIITLRGSINANHNTWRGCLYSEGSLKVSKDYDITHIVDRVGGGDSFMGGLIYGLLTYTNDDQKALEFAVAASCLKHTIYGDFNLVTVPEVENLMKGDGSGRVSR
- a CDS encoding bifunctional 4-hydroxy-2-oxoglutarate aldolase/2-dehydro-3-deoxy-phosphogluconate aldolase produces the protein MARFSKIQVLAAMKETGMVPVFYNKDIEVAKNVLKACYEGGVRAFEFTNRGDFAHEVFRDLVKFAAVECPEMILGIGSIVDAPAATLYIQMGANFIVGPLFNPDVAKVANRRLVPYTPGCGSVSEVGFAQELGCDLCKVFPGDVLGTSFVKGLKAPMPWSQLMVTGGVKPEEGNLKGWFDAGVTCVGMGSNLFPADLIKAQDWAGITKLCSDALAIIKKVRK